In Alligator mississippiensis isolate rAllMis1 chromosome 10, rAllMis1, whole genome shotgun sequence, one DNA window encodes the following:
- the ZNRF3 gene encoding E3 ubiquitin-protein ligase ZNRF3 isoform X2, translating to MNIVNKQKVARARIQHRPPRQPTEYFDMGIFLAFFVVVSLVCLILLVKIKLKQRRSQNSMNRLAVQALEKMETRKFKSKSKGHREGSCGALDTLSSSSTSDCAICLEKYIDGEELRVIPCTHRFHKKCVDPWLLQHHTCPHCRHNIIEQKKGNPGPVCLESANPVRSRQQRVILPVHYPGRVHRTNQITAYPTRTSMDPHGNPITVLTVDRHGEQSLYPAQSPAYIRSYQPIHLDHALNTHHCGLEHRAYSPAHAFRRPKFNGRSFSKAACFSQYETMYQHYYFQGLSYPEQDGQPAAGLASKGPSRAFQAGNSMLFPPVVHVVPSSRLESGSTSSFSCYHGHRSVCSGYLADCPGSDSSSSSSGQCHCSSSDSMIDCTEVSNQGVYGSCSTFRSSLSSDYDPYIYRSKSPCRAGEVGGASRGTIVLLEGPHQDELLAPGHSLGGVDCRPVPASSSGDQLSNCSMEMNYSSDSSLEHRAPNGTTSEGGLEAAPGAALDVKRTWKTQEVAGPLMEQACACCFELQHSSALEPTSGTADCSALFLGSPLWGGCGPGLEQQVGSAQGLYSINSDHLHRTDGVKYEGLPCCFYEEKQVTCGGGGSGGGGCYTDDYAVSVQYTLPDDPLPSCYKGACDLGQRIPIIPEDRDCELAVPPDCQGPRAGGCSSWDAAPEMDARLHHQGLGEVPEERERCYRAASFLRSSCVREEEARRLFSAPALSPQDLAPATKAAGSGSHPLERSQMGD from the exons ATGAACATTGTTAACAAGCAGAAAGTGGCACGAGCAAGGATTCAGCACCGGCCCCCACGG CAACCTACAGAGTATTTTGATATGGGGATTTTCCTGGCCTTTTTTGTGGTGGTCTCGCTTGTTTGCCTTATCCTTCTTGTCAAGATCAAACTGAAGCAGCGACGTAGTCAG AATTCAATGAACAGACTTGCAGTGCAGGCACTGGAAAAAATGGAAACCAGGAAGTTCAAATCCAAAAGCAAGGGTCACCGTGAAGGAAGCTGTGGGGCTCTGGACACGCTCAGTAGCAGCTCAACTTCTGACTGTGCCATCTGCTTGGAGAAATACATTGATGGGGAG GAGCTGCGAGTCATTCCATGCACTCACCGGTTCCACAAGAAGTGTGTggacccctggctgctgcagcatcacaccTGCCCTCACTGTCGCCATAACATCATAG AGCAAAAGAAGGGGAACCCAGGCCCAGTGTGTCTGGAGTCTGCTAACCCTGTGCGCAGCCGGCAGCAGAGAGTGATTCTACCAGTTCACTACCCTGGCCGAGTGCACAGGACCAACCAGATAACGGCCTACCCCACCCGGACGAGCATGGACCCTCACGGGAACCCTATCACGGTACTGACGGTCGACCGGCATGGCGAGCAGAGCCTGTATCCAGCACAGTCCCCAGCCTACATCCGAAGTTACCAGCCTATTCACTTGGACCACGCTCTGAACACCCATCACTGTGGCCTGGAGCACAGGGCTTATTCTCCAGCTCACGCTTTCCGAAGGCCCAAGTTCAACGGACGGAGCTTCTCCAAAGCAGCATGTTTTTCCCAGTATGAGACCATGTATCAGCACTACTACTTCCAAGGCCTTAGCTACCCTGAGCAAGATGGACAGCCTGCAGCTGGCCTTGCCTCAAAGGGCCCTTCCCGTGCCTTCCAGGCCGGCAACAGCATGCTTTTCCCTCCTGTGGTACATGTTGTGCCGTCCTCCCGCTTGGAGAGCGGCAGCACCTCCAGCTTCAGCTGCTATCATGGTCACCGCTCTGTGTGCAGTGGCTACCTGGCTGACTGCccaggcagtgacagcagcagcagcagctctggccagtgccaCTGCTCGTCCAGCGATTCCATGATCGACTGCACGGAGGTCAGCAACCAGGGGGTTTATGGGAGCTGCTCCACCTTCCGTAGCTCCCTGAGCAGCGACTATGACCCCTACATTTACCGTAGCAAGAGCCCCTGCCGTGCAGGTGAGGTGGGAGGTGCGAGCCGAGGAACAATTGTTCTCCTGGAGGGTCCCCATCAGGATGAGCTCCTAGCACCTGGCCACAGTTTGGGGGGTGTGGACTGTCGGCCTGTGCCAGCTTCTTCCTCAGGGGACCAGCTCTCTAATTGCAGCATGGAGATGAACTATAGCAGCGATTCCTCACTAGAGCACAGGGCTCCAAATGGCACTACCTCAGAGGGAGGCCTCGAGGCTGCTCCCGGTGCTGCCTTGGATGTTAAAAGGACCTGGAAAACCCAAGAGGTAGCTGGGCCACTGATGGAGCAGGCCTGCGCGTGCTGCTTTGAGCTCCAGCACTCCTCTGCCTTGGAGCCCACTAGCGGGACAGCAGACTGCAGCGCGCTCTTCCTTGGCTCCCCGCTATGGGGGGGTTGtggcccagggctggagcagcaggtgggTAGCGCCCAGGGCCTGTACAGTATTAACTCAGACCACTTGCATAGGACAGACGGGGTGAAATAcgagggcttgccctgctgcttctATGAAGAGAAGCAAGTcacctgtggtggtggtggcagtgggggtggtggctgCTACACAGACGACTATGCAGTGAGCGTGCAGTACACACTCCCGGACGACCCCTTGCCCAGCTGCTACAAGGGTGCGTGCGACCTAGGCCAGCGCATCCCAATCATTCCTGAGGACAGAGACTGTGAGCTGGCCGTGCCCCCGGACTGCCAAGGCCCccgagcagggggctgcagctcctgggatgCGGCACCTGAAATGGATGCTCGTCTGCACCACCAGGGTCTGGGAGAGGTCCcggaggagagggagaggtgcTATCGGGCAGCATCCTTCCTGCGGAGCAGCTGCGTGCGGGAGGAGGAAGCCAGGAGGCtcttctctgcccctgccctgagcccccagGACCTGGCACCAGCCACAAAGGCTGCAG GCTCTGGATCGCACCCTCTGGAGAGGAGCCAAATGGGTGACTAG
- the ZNRF3 gene encoding E3 ubiquitin-protein ligase ZNRF3 isoform X1: MHPLGLCNSNDEEDLYEYGWVGVVKLEQPALEPKPCLTVLGKAKRAVQRGATAVIFDVSENPDAIDQLNQGSEDPLKRPVVYVKGADAVKLMNIVNKQKVARARIQHRPPRQPTEYFDMGIFLAFFVVVSLVCLILLVKIKLKQRRSQNSMNRLAVQALEKMETRKFKSKSKGHREGSCGALDTLSSSSTSDCAICLEKYIDGEELRVIPCTHRFHKKCVDPWLLQHHTCPHCRHNIIEQKKGNPGPVCLESANPVRSRQQRVILPVHYPGRVHRTNQITAYPTRTSMDPHGNPITVLTVDRHGEQSLYPAQSPAYIRSYQPIHLDHALNTHHCGLEHRAYSPAHAFRRPKFNGRSFSKAACFSQYETMYQHYYFQGLSYPEQDGQPAAGLASKGPSRAFQAGNSMLFPPVVHVVPSSRLESGSTSSFSCYHGHRSVCSGYLADCPGSDSSSSSSGQCHCSSSDSMIDCTEVSNQGVYGSCSTFRSSLSSDYDPYIYRSKSPCRAGEVGGASRGTIVLLEGPHQDELLAPGHSLGGVDCRPVPASSSGDQLSNCSMEMNYSSDSSLEHRAPNGTTSEGGLEAAPGAALDVKRTWKTQEVAGPLMEQACACCFELQHSSALEPTSGTADCSALFLGSPLWGGCGPGLEQQVGSAQGLYSINSDHLHRTDGVKYEGLPCCFYEEKQVTCGGGGSGGGGCYTDDYAVSVQYTLPDDPLPSCYKGACDLGQRIPIIPEDRDCELAVPPDCQGPRAGGCSSWDAAPEMDARLHHQGLGEVPEERERCYRAASFLRSSCVREEEARRLFSAPALSPQDLAPATKAAGSGSHPLERSQMGD, from the exons GCAAAGCGAGCAGTGCAGCGGGGAGCCACCGCCGTCATCTTCGATGTGTCGGAAAACCCAGATGCCATTGACCAG CTTAACCAGGGCTCTGAAGACCCTCTGAAAAGGCCAGTGGTGTATGTCAAAGGTGCTGATGCAGTTAAACTGATGAACATTGTTAACAAGCAGAAAGTGGCACGAGCAAGGATTCAGCACCGGCCCCCACGG CAACCTACAGAGTATTTTGATATGGGGATTTTCCTGGCCTTTTTTGTGGTGGTCTCGCTTGTTTGCCTTATCCTTCTTGTCAAGATCAAACTGAAGCAGCGACGTAGTCAG AATTCAATGAACAGACTTGCAGTGCAGGCACTGGAAAAAATGGAAACCAGGAAGTTCAAATCCAAAAGCAAGGGTCACCGTGAAGGAAGCTGTGGGGCTCTGGACACGCTCAGTAGCAGCTCAACTTCTGACTGTGCCATCTGCTTGGAGAAATACATTGATGGGGAG GAGCTGCGAGTCATTCCATGCACTCACCGGTTCCACAAGAAGTGTGTggacccctggctgctgcagcatcacaccTGCCCTCACTGTCGCCATAACATCATAG AGCAAAAGAAGGGGAACCCAGGCCCAGTGTGTCTGGAGTCTGCTAACCCTGTGCGCAGCCGGCAGCAGAGAGTGATTCTACCAGTTCACTACCCTGGCCGAGTGCACAGGACCAACCAGATAACGGCCTACCCCACCCGGACGAGCATGGACCCTCACGGGAACCCTATCACGGTACTGACGGTCGACCGGCATGGCGAGCAGAGCCTGTATCCAGCACAGTCCCCAGCCTACATCCGAAGTTACCAGCCTATTCACTTGGACCACGCTCTGAACACCCATCACTGTGGCCTGGAGCACAGGGCTTATTCTCCAGCTCACGCTTTCCGAAGGCCCAAGTTCAACGGACGGAGCTTCTCCAAAGCAGCATGTTTTTCCCAGTATGAGACCATGTATCAGCACTACTACTTCCAAGGCCTTAGCTACCCTGAGCAAGATGGACAGCCTGCAGCTGGCCTTGCCTCAAAGGGCCCTTCCCGTGCCTTCCAGGCCGGCAACAGCATGCTTTTCCCTCCTGTGGTACATGTTGTGCCGTCCTCCCGCTTGGAGAGCGGCAGCACCTCCAGCTTCAGCTGCTATCATGGTCACCGCTCTGTGTGCAGTGGCTACCTGGCTGACTGCccaggcagtgacagcagcagcagcagctctggccagtgccaCTGCTCGTCCAGCGATTCCATGATCGACTGCACGGAGGTCAGCAACCAGGGGGTTTATGGGAGCTGCTCCACCTTCCGTAGCTCCCTGAGCAGCGACTATGACCCCTACATTTACCGTAGCAAGAGCCCCTGCCGTGCAGGTGAGGTGGGAGGTGCGAGCCGAGGAACAATTGTTCTCCTGGAGGGTCCCCATCAGGATGAGCTCCTAGCACCTGGCCACAGTTTGGGGGGTGTGGACTGTCGGCCTGTGCCAGCTTCTTCCTCAGGGGACCAGCTCTCTAATTGCAGCATGGAGATGAACTATAGCAGCGATTCCTCACTAGAGCACAGGGCTCCAAATGGCACTACCTCAGAGGGAGGCCTCGAGGCTGCTCCCGGTGCTGCCTTGGATGTTAAAAGGACCTGGAAAACCCAAGAGGTAGCTGGGCCACTGATGGAGCAGGCCTGCGCGTGCTGCTTTGAGCTCCAGCACTCCTCTGCCTTGGAGCCCACTAGCGGGACAGCAGACTGCAGCGCGCTCTTCCTTGGCTCCCCGCTATGGGGGGGTTGtggcccagggctggagcagcaggtgggTAGCGCCCAGGGCCTGTACAGTATTAACTCAGACCACTTGCATAGGACAGACGGGGTGAAATAcgagggcttgccctgctgcttctATGAAGAGAAGCAAGTcacctgtggtggtggtggcagtgggggtggtggctgCTACACAGACGACTATGCAGTGAGCGTGCAGTACACACTCCCGGACGACCCCTTGCCCAGCTGCTACAAGGGTGCGTGCGACCTAGGCCAGCGCATCCCAATCATTCCTGAGGACAGAGACTGTGAGCTGGCCGTGCCCCCGGACTGCCAAGGCCCccgagcagggggctgcagctcctgggatgCGGCACCTGAAATGGATGCTCGTCTGCACCACCAGGGTCTGGGAGAGGTCCcggaggagagggagaggtgcTATCGGGCAGCATCCTTCCTGCGGAGCAGCTGCGTGCGGGAGGAGGAAGCCAGGAGGCtcttctctgcccctgccctgagcccccagGACCTGGCACCAGCCACAAAGGCTGCAG GCTCTGGATCGCACCCTCTGGAGAGGAGCCAAATGGGTGACTAG